In Hyalangium minutum, the genomic stretch AGCAACGTCATCCCCGTCTGCTCGGCGAGGATGAAGCCCGTGTCGCGCAGCTCCTGCTCCAGCGCGTCGAGCACGTCACTCACGGTGCTGTAGGCCGCATCGTCCTCGGCTCCTTCGGAGATGACGGCCTCCGCATGAAGGACGAAGGCGCGGGCGCTCCGGCTGCCCGTGGGATTCTGGATGGCAGCCCCGGGAGCCACCGCGTCGCGGAGCGCGGCGATCAGGGCGGTGACCGTCTGGAAGCGCCGGCTCGCTTCCTTTTCCAGGCACCGCAGCACCACCGCATCCACCGCGGGGGACACGGGGACGAGGGCGCTGGGCCGGGGAGGAGGAACTTCCAGGTGCATGCGCTCCACCTCCAGCCGATTCTCCGACTGGAAGGGGTAGTGGCCCGTCAGCATCCGGTACAGCAGCACCCCGAGCGCGTAGATGTCTGTATAGGGACCAATGGTGCCTCCGCGGATCTGCTCGGGTGACATCGCATGGGTGGTGCCCAGCCGCTGGCCATCCGTCGTCAGGCCGGGCTGCCCGGGCTCGGGGTGGATGATCTTCGCGATGCCGAAGTCGAGCAGCTTCACCTGCGGCGGCTCTCCATCGGAGACCACCGCCACGTTGCTCGCCTTGAGATCCCGGTGCACCACGCCTTTCTCGTGGGCCGCCTCCAGCGCGGCGCAGACGGGCTCCAGGAACTCCAACGCGCGGGCCGGGGTGAAGCGGCCTCGCTCCAGCAGCAGGTGAGTGAGGGTCCGCGCCGGCAGCAGCTCCATCACGTAGTAAGGACTGCCATCCGGCAGAACGCCAAAGTCGTGAATGTCAACGATGTTCGGGTGGCGGATCTTGTTGATGACCTGCGCCTCACGCACGAAGCGCTGCAACATCTCGCCCTTGTCCGTGAGATGGGAGTGCAGCACCTTCACCGCTGCGCGCCGCCCGAGGATGCGATGCTCCGCCTCGAACACGGCGCCATGGCCCCCGAGGCCCACCACTGACCGCAGTACGTACTCGCCGGCCAGAGAGCCAGGGCCTAACTTCCACGCAGAGCGCGCCTCTCGTGAGAGGAGCGCCGTTGCACCGAGTGGGGGCGAGTCAGTGCCAGGCGTGTCTTGCATGGCTTACATTTTACGGTCCCGTGACACGGCCCCTGCATTACCCAGGGGACGGGGGAAAGCGTCATCAACTTAACAGAACTGCCAAGGAGTTCTCCAGGGGGCTTGGTTTTTTCACGGGGCGTGCGGCTTGGTGTCGGGCAGGAGACAGGGAAAGATCGGGGAAGGGGCCTGTGCGTTGCAATCCGAGCCCTCCCTGAAGTGGAGCTTCCTTGTCCCTGCGCCCGCTGACGCCTCCCGCCTCGCCGTCCGGCCCTCTCTCGGGGGTGTCGCGCTTCATCGGCGGCTTCCGCTGGGCCTTCATGCCCCTGGGGCTGTTGGCCCTCATCGCCGTGGGGGTCCACGCCGCCGCGGACACGCTGGACGAGCGGCTGCTGTCGCTGGTGGACATGCTGGACGCCGCGTTTGACCGGCTCGTGGGCTCCGCCACCTTCACCGAGGGGTTGGTGGACCTCATCTCGCTGGAGGAGCGCACCCAGATTGCCCGGGGCCTGGCCCTGGCGTGGGAGTTGGCCGTGGATCTGGTGCTGGCCCTGCCGGCGCTCGGCTACCGCGAGTCGAAGCACACCGAGGAGGAGCCCTGGAGGAAGTACCTCGCACAGGACACGCGTCCCACCTGGCGTCAGCTCTTCGCGCGCTTCTGGGAGAAGCCCACCACGCTGCGCTGGACGCGGCCGCTCGCCACGGCGGGCGTCGTCGTCGCGGGAGCGTGCGCGGTGGCCCGGCTCGTCCAGGGCACGGTGTATCTGTCCTGGCGCGGGCTGCTGGGGGAGGGCGCGGCGGACGCGGCGGCAAGAGGCCTGGCGCTCGGGGCGCTGGTGGGCATTCTCGCGACGCTCGGGTGGCGCGCGGTGCTGCGAAACCTGCAGCACGCGGACACCGTCTCCGAGGAGAACATTCGCGGCCGGTGGAAGGCCTTCTCGTATGGGCTCGTGGGCTCGGCGCTGGCGGTGCCCCTGGCACTCGCCGCGGCGCTGGATGCGTCTCCTGTCCTCTCCTTCTGGCGGTGAGGTGGCCTCGTGTTCTCTCGTAACGCACGCGGCCTGCTCGACTTCCTGATGGCCTCGCTGTGCCTCTGGACGGCGTACCACCACACGCCCGCGGGTGCGCTGGTGCGGCGGGCCTCGGCCTGGGCCTTCAACACCCGGAGCACCGCCCGCCCCTTGCTGGCCTACTACGACGGGGTGAGCAGCACTGGCGTCACCACCTCCGCGCTCGTTCCCGAGGTACCCCTGGTGCGGCCCATCTCCGAGGCGGGCGCGCTGGCCTATGGGACGCACCTCGCGCTGAAGGGCCTGCAGCCGAAGGCGCAGAAGCCCGCTCTGGCGCTGGCCGCCGAGCTGGGCCTGTCCTCCGAGGCGCTGCTGGATGCTGCGAAGGGCCCCGTCACCGCGCGCAAGCTCCTGGAGACGCTGGAGGGAGAGTTCCCGAGCGAGGAGGCTCGCCTCACCGCCGTGTTCGCCGGACGCATCCCCGCGCGCTATGCGCTGGAGCGCGTCTCGGCGGAGGGGGGCTCGCCCACGCTGGAGCAGTTGGCGCGGCAGCTCCCTCCCGGATTCGAGGACGCGCAGGTGGCCGCGAACCAGGCGCTCGCGCTCACCACCGCGTTCGGGCTGGCGTGGCCCGTGCCGGAGAACACGCGTGTCGCCAGTCCCTTCGGCTACCGGGTCCACCCCACGTTGGGCTACCGCAAGCTGCACACGGGCGTTGACCTGAGCGTGCCCCAGGGCACTCAGGTGCACGTGGTGGATGACGGTGTGGTGCGCCGCGCGAGCGAGGATTCCGTGAACGGCCGGGTGCTCATCATCGACCACGGCCGGGGCGTGTCGACGGCCTACTGCCACAACTCGGAGTTGCTCGTGAAGGTGGGGCAGCGCGTGAAGCGGGGCGAGCTCATCGCGCATTCGGGCAACACGGGCCGCTCTACTGGGCCCCACCTCCACTATCAGCTCGAGCTGGCCTCGCAGCCCGTGGATCCGCTGCGCTTCCGCAGGGGCTCGCTCCCCGTGGCTGCCGGCTCGCGCCCTTGAGCACGGGGCGCGTTTCATGAGGCCGTGGGAGGGGACGCTGACATGTCAGTCCCTGGCGCTGACATGTCAGTCCCTGGCGCTGACATGTCAGCTGCGCCCCCCTTGCCAGGAGAGCAGGGCGGCAGGCTGGGGGCACCGCGTTTGCTAATCCCCCGGAAGCACCGCTAGAACTGTCGGCCACTTCACTGTCACTCGCAGAGAACCCCCGTCATGGAAGATCTCGTCAAGCAGTTCCAGTCCCTCGCGCTGACCGAGGCGTTGCCCTTCTTTCTCAAAATGGGCGGCGCTTTCATCCTGTGGTTCGTAGGACGTGCGATTATCAGCGGCTTCCGGCGCGTGCTGTCCCTGACGCTGCAAAAGCGCAAGCTGGACGCGACGCTGATCCGCTACGTCGAATCCCTCTTCTCCGGCATCTTCACCATTCTCCTGCTGCTCGCTTTGCTGGGGCTGATCGGCATCGAGACCACCTCGTTCGCCGCGCTGCTGGCCGCGGCGGGCATCGCCATCGGCTCGGCGTGGGCCGGGCTGCTGGGCAACTTCGCTGCGGGCATCTTCTTGCTCGTCCTCCGCCCCTTCCAGGTGGGCGATGAGATCAACGCAGCCGACGTCAGCGGTGTCGTGCACGAGATCGGCCTGTTCGTCACCGCCATCGACACGCAGGACAACCTGCGCATCTTCGTCGGCAACGGTCAGCTCTTTGGCGGCAACATCACCAACTTCAGCCACCACCCCCACCGCCGACTCACCATCAAGGTGCCGGTCATCCACGGCAGCGACATCGCGTCCGTCAAGCGCGCCCTGGCCGAGCATGTCGCGAAGGCCCCGGACGTGCTGGCCGAGCCGGCCGTCTCCATCGAGATCGCGGAGTTCGCGCTGGCCGGGCCCGTGCTCGCGGTCCAGGCCTGGTGCCGTCCCCAGCACGCCAACGCGGTGCAGGACGCCATGGGCCACGCCATCCAGGATGCCATGGTCTCGGCCGGGTACGCCGTTCCATTGAACTCGAACTGGATCCTTCCCAAGGCGGGTTGATCCTCGACAGCATCTCTGCTGACGGACCCTGGCGCCCGTGTTACTCCCGGGCGCCATGTCCGCTCGCTTGACCCTCCAGGTCCTCCGCGTTCGTCCCAACCATCCCGATCCTCTGCCGCTCCCCCAGTACGAGACGGCCCTGGCCGCGGGCATGGACTTGAGGGCGGATATCGATGGCGAGCGGACGCTTCAGCCCCTGGAGCGCATGGCCGTCCCCACCGGGCTCGCCCTGGCGTTACCTCCCGGTTACGAAGCACAGGTGCGCCCCCGCTCCGGGCTGGCGCTCAAGCACGGCGTCACCATGCTCAACTCGCCGGGTACCATCGATGCAGACTACCGGGGAGAGGTCCATGCCATCCTGGTGAACCTCTCCCAGGAGCCCTTCACCCTTCGTCGAGGCGACCGAGTCGCCCAGCTCGTGGTGGCTCCTGTCACGACAGCGGAGCTACAGGAGGTCTCCGTCCTGGACACCACCCCCCGGGGGGAGGGTGGGTTCGGATCCACCGGCCGATGATGGTTCGTTCCTTGCTGGTCTGGGAGGGGGCAGGATAAGAGGGAGTGGGCCAGCAGCACCCGGCCCCTGGAAGGACCTGGAGCCCATCCCTCGTGCTCTGCTACCGCTGCGGCAGCCACGTCCCTGATTCGAGCGATACCTGTCCCACCTGCGGTCAGAAGTACGACGCGGCGGCCAGGCAGGCTGCGAGTCCGTCCGCGCGCCGGAGGGGGAGCATCGAGGGCGCGCCCTACAAGCCCGGGGACGTCATTCACTCGCGCTTCTCCATCCTCGAGATGATGGGCGCAGGGCCCGTGGGCTACGTCTTCCGGGCGATGGATCAGCAGCATGACGTGGAGGTCGCCCTCAAGGCGATCAACCCCCGGCTGCTCCAGGAGCCCGAGGAGCGCACCCAGTTCTCCCTGGTCCTCAAGGTCGGCAAGAAGCTCAGCCACCCCTACCTGTCGCGCGTCTACGAGGAGGGCTTCGACGGGGACCGGCCCTTCTTCACCTCCCAGCTCATCGAGGGGATGACGCTGCGGCGGATGATGGAGATGCGGGTGGCCAAGGGCCAGCCCTTCACGCTGCGCGAGGTGGAGCCGCTGCTCGGCCAGATCGCCGATGCGCTCGATGGCGCCCACCGCTACGGGCCACACTCGGACCTCAAGCCCGAGAACATCATCGTCCTGCCGGACGTGCTCAAGGTGACCGACTACGGGCTCTCCCTGGGCATTCCCCGGCCTCCCTTCGTCCAGGCTCAGAAGGGCTACCGCGCCGAGGCCTACATCGCTCCCGAGTACGTGTCGGGCAGCGAGATCGACGCGCACATGGACATCTACTCGCTCGCGGTCATCGTGGGCGAGATGCTCACCGGGCTCATGCCGGACGCGGATGGCATCCCCGAGGTTCTGATGAAGAACCCGGACCTCCCGCCTGCCTTCGAAGCCCTCTACCGGCGCGCGCTCAACGCCAACCCGCTGGCCCGCCCGAAGTCCGCGGGCGAGTTCGCCGCCGAGTTCTCCTCTATCGTCGCCAAGGGCCCGGGCGGCTCGAACAGGATCTCCCGGCACGCACAGCCCCTGGGCAGCTCGGCATTGACGCACGCGGCTCGCAGCGCCGAGAAGCCGCCGCCGCCCGTCCCCACGGATCAGCTTCCCATCGCCAGCGTGTCGCCACCGGTGCCCAAGGCTCCTTCGAAGGAGGAGCCCCCCGTCGACGCCACCCAGCCGATGGACGCGGACATGCTGGCCCAGATCATGGCCGCGTCCCCCGCCGTCGCGAAGGCCGTGACCGCGCAGCGCCCTGTCATCAAGCCTTCCGGGGGAAACACGGGGCCGGTGGGCCGGGCCTCGGCTGCGTCCACGCCCTCTCTTCATGCTCAGGGCATCGAGGACCAGCCCACGGATCCGGCCCAGGCCGTGACAGCGCTTCGTCCGCCCCCGCGCGCTCAGCCGCCCGCTCCCCGTCAGCCCGTGAAGCGTGTGGAGAAGCGGCCCATGTCCGCCGTGTGGCTCGTGCTGCTGACGCTGGCGGGGCTGGCGATTGGCTCGGGTGTGGGCTACCTGGTGCTCAAGCACCTGCGCTCGCAGCAAGCGGAAGATGGCTCGGGCACCGTGACGGCTCCCACGCCCCCGTCCGAGCCGCGCGAGGCCCTGCCGCCTCCCGCGGAGCCCGAGGTGCACGACCCCATGGCCCCCGCGGGCAAGTGCCCCCCCGGCATGAAGCTGGTGAGCGGAGGGGCCTTCAAGCGGGGCGTGGCGCAGGATGACCCGGACAAGATGTTCGACGAGCGCCCGCTGGAGAACGTGCAGGTGCCCTCGTTCTGCATCGACGAGTACGAGTTCCCCAACAAGCCAGGGGGGCTGCCCACCGTCGGCGTGAACTGGGATGAGGCGAAGCAGTCCTGCGCGAGCGTGGGCAAGCGGCTCTGCACGGAGGACCAGTGGGAGAAGGCATGCAAGGGCCCAGGCAATGCGCGCTTTCCCTATGGGAACGAGTTCGACGCGAACGTGTGCAACACCGACGACGCGCAGGGCCGCGATCGAGAACTGGCCGAGGGCGGGCGCTTCCCGCAGTGCCGCTCGGCCTACGCCGTGGCGGACCTCTCCGGGAACGTGGCCGAGTGGACGGCCTCGGACTTTGGGGACAGCCTCTCGAGCAAGACCCAGAAGGGTGGGGCGTACGACCGGTCCGTCCATGCCGTGCGCTGCTCGGCGCGGATGAAGGGAGTCCCCACGGAGCGCAAGCCCACCGTGGGCTTCCGCTGCTGCGCGGACGTCCTGCAATGAGGAACGTTGGGCTCGCATTGCTGCTCGCGCTGTTGCTGCCAGGACTGGCCAGCGCTCAGGGCCGCCGCAAGGTGGTGGCCGTGAAGTCCGCCTTGCTGGCGCCCTATGCCTCCGTGGTGGCCGGCTTCCGTGCCGAGGCCGATGCCGACGTGCAGGAGGTGATGCTCGACGAGAGCTCCTCCGCCGCTGCCCGGCTCTTCAAGACGCTGGCGATGCAGAAACCGGCCCTGGTGTTGGCCATCGGGCCGCTGGCCGCCAACGCGGCGCGCCGCTCCCTGGGCGAGGACATCCCCGTCCTCTTCGTCATGGTGCCCTACTTCGAGAAGTACGGCCTGGAGGGCCCCAACGTCACCGGCATCTCGCTCACGAGCGACTACACCCCGGAGCTCGGCGCGCTCAAGGCCCTGTCTCCCAAGGTGAAGCGGGTGGGCATGCTCCATGATCCGCGCTTCTCCGCGAGGCAGGTGCAGACGGCGCAGGAGGCCGCCAGCGGACTGGGGCTCACCATCGTCCCACTGGAGGTGGAGGCTCAGGCCCGCGTGGAGAAGGTGCTGGGCGCGGCCGCCGGCAAGGTGGACGCCCTGTTGATGGTGGCCGACAAGACGGTGGGCAACGCCGCCGTCGTCCAGGCGCTCATCGCCTTTGCCTCCGAGCAGAAGCTCCCCCTGGTGGCGCTCACCTCCAGCCAGGTGAAGGAGGGCGCCACGCTCGCCCTGGCCCCGAGCCCCACCGCCATCGGCCAGCAGGCGGGGCGGCTGGCCAACCGCATCATCCATGAGAAGGTGAACCCGGGCGCGATGGCGGTGGCGCAGCCCGAGAGCATGGACCTGGCGATCAGCCTCACCGCTACCCGCAAGTTGAGCTCCTCCTGCGACGCCGCGATGGAACTGCTCCGCTACGCGGCGAAGCGGGACTTTCCCGTGAAGGTCCACGAGTGATTCCTCGATACAGCCGACAGGAGATGGCCTCCCTCTGGTCCGATGTTGCCCGCTACCGCCGTTGGCGCGACGTGGAGCTTGCCGCGCTGGAGGGCATGGTGGAGG encodes the following:
- a CDS encoding serine/threonine-protein kinase gives rise to the protein MQDTPGTDSPPLGATALLSREARSAWKLGPGSLAGEYVLRSVVGLGGHGAVFEAEHRILGRRAAVKVLHSHLTDKGEMLQRFVREAQVINKIRHPNIVDIHDFGVLPDGSPYYVMELLPARTLTHLLLERGRFTPARALEFLEPVCAALEAAHEKGVVHRDLKASNVAVVSDGEPPQVKLLDFGIAKIIHPEPGQPGLTTDGQRLGTTHAMSPEQIRGGTIGPYTDIYALGVLLYRMLTGHYPFQSENRLEVERMHLEVPPPRPSALVPVSPAVDAVVLRCLEKEASRRFQTVTALIAALRDAVAPGAAIQNPTGSRSARAFVLHAEAVISEGAEDDAAYSTVSDVLDALEQELRDTGFILAEQTGMTLLGVRLLDESPEVEPSALLAVARELHQHAQTRVAESRVNVHVCVHVGQVEAHGDADGIEITGGPLADTAGWVLRDASGFSLTHDARRTCSG
- a CDS encoding M23 family metallopeptidase, whose protein sequence is MFSRNARGLLDFLMASLCLWTAYHHTPAGALVRRASAWAFNTRSTARPLLAYYDGVSSTGVTTSALVPEVPLVRPISEAGALAYGTHLALKGLQPKAQKPALALAAELGLSSEALLDAAKGPVTARKLLETLEGEFPSEEARLTAVFAGRIPARYALERVSAEGGSPTLEQLARQLPPGFEDAQVAANQALALTTAFGLAWPVPENTRVASPFGYRVHPTLGYRKLHTGVDLSVPQGTQVHVVDDGVVRRASEDSVNGRVLIIDHGRGVSTAYCHNSELLVKVGQRVKRGELIAHSGNTGRSTGPHLHYQLELASQPVDPLRFRRGSLPVAAGSRP
- a CDS encoding mechanosensitive ion channel family protein, giving the protein MEDLVKQFQSLALTEALPFFLKMGGAFILWFVGRAIISGFRRVLSLTLQKRKLDATLIRYVESLFSGIFTILLLLALLGLIGIETTSFAALLAAAGIAIGSAWAGLLGNFAAGIFLLVLRPFQVGDEINAADVSGVVHEIGLFVTAIDTQDNLRIFVGNGQLFGGNITNFSHHPHRRLTIKVPVIHGSDIASVKRALAEHVAKAPDVLAEPAVSIEIAEFALAGPVLAVQAWCRPQHANAVQDAMGHAIQDAMVSAGYAVPLNSNWILPKAG
- the dut gene encoding dUTP diphosphatase, producing the protein MSARLTLQVLRVRPNHPDPLPLPQYETALAAGMDLRADIDGERTLQPLERMAVPTGLALALPPGYEAQVRPRSGLALKHGVTMLNSPGTIDADYRGEVHAILVNLSQEPFTLRRGDRVAQLVVAPVTTAELQEVSVLDTTPRGEGGFGSTGR
- a CDS encoding protein kinase domain-containing protein, with the translated sequence MLCYRCGSHVPDSSDTCPTCGQKYDAAARQAASPSARRRGSIEGAPYKPGDVIHSRFSILEMMGAGPVGYVFRAMDQQHDVEVALKAINPRLLQEPEERTQFSLVLKVGKKLSHPYLSRVYEEGFDGDRPFFTSQLIEGMTLRRMMEMRVAKGQPFTLREVEPLLGQIADALDGAHRYGPHSDLKPENIIVLPDVLKVTDYGLSLGIPRPPFVQAQKGYRAEAYIAPEYVSGSEIDAHMDIYSLAVIVGEMLTGLMPDADGIPEVLMKNPDLPPAFEALYRRALNANPLARPKSAGEFAAEFSSIVAKGPGGSNRISRHAQPLGSSALTHAARSAEKPPPPVPTDQLPIASVSPPVPKAPSKEEPPVDATQPMDADMLAQIMAASPAVAKAVTAQRPVIKPSGGNTGPVGRASAASTPSLHAQGIEDQPTDPAQAVTALRPPPRAQPPAPRQPVKRVEKRPMSAVWLVLLTLAGLAIGSGVGYLVLKHLRSQQAEDGSGTVTAPTPPSEPREALPPPAEPEVHDPMAPAGKCPPGMKLVSGGAFKRGVAQDDPDKMFDERPLENVQVPSFCIDEYEFPNKPGGLPTVGVNWDEAKQSCASVGKRLCTEDQWEKACKGPGNARFPYGNEFDANVCNTDDAQGRDRELAEGGRFPQCRSAYAVADLSGNVAEWTASDFGDSLSSKTQKGGAYDRSVHAVRCSARMKGVPTERKPTVGFRCCADVLQ
- a CDS encoding ABC transporter substrate-binding protein, whose translation is MRNVGLALLLALLLPGLASAQGRRKVVAVKSALLAPYASVVAGFRAEADADVQEVMLDESSSAAARLFKTLAMQKPALVLAIGPLAANAARRSLGEDIPVLFVMVPYFEKYGLEGPNVTGISLTSDYTPELGALKALSPKVKRVGMLHDPRFSARQVQTAQEAASGLGLTIVPLEVEAQARVEKVLGAAAGKVDALLMVADKTVGNAAVVQALIAFASEQKLPLVALTSSQVKEGATLALAPSPTAIGQQAGRLANRIIHEKVNPGAMAVAQPESMDLAISLTATRKLSSSCDAAMELLRYAAKRDFPVKVHE